In the Helicobacter colisuis genome, GGCTTACTTTGCGGAAGGCTTTTTAATGACTCTTGCTTAAAAATATCTGGATTGTATTTGATCCAATTCTCAAAACCACCCAATCTTTTTTGGTGCTTCTCTTCCCTAATCCATTGTAAAAGCGTTTCTAGGTTTTCTTTTCCAATACATTTTTCTTTTTTGCTAAAAGTTAAAGTGCAGATGATAAATCTATCATTCAAATAAGCCTCAAAGTCATTTAATAAGGATTCATCATAAAGAAGTTGAAAATTTGGCTTAGTTGAAACTTCATCACTAAAAGCGTCTAAAGAATAAATAAGAGTCTTAGGGTTTTGATACCTAAATAAATAATTCAAAATAATTCCTCTCTCTTTGGTAGTGCTAGCAGCAGGAGAAATATTAACCCAATTACCTCCTAATTTCCTATTAGCTTCTTTTGCAGAGGTGTTTTGGAGCATTGAAGTTCCCAAAATATAAGAATCAAAATTATAATGCCTAATAATAGCCCTAGCTCCTAATCGCATCTCACCAAAAAATCTTTCCTCCTTTAAAAAACTCTTATGAAAGATTTGCATAGGATCATAAAAATAAATTAACCCCAAAGATAAAAAAGACAATAAAATAAAAAATGCAAACGAATAAACAATAAATCTAAAATAACTCATAAAATCCCTAAAAATTAAAATAGATAAACTCTACATAAGGAGTTATACTAAGTGTAACAATAGAAATATAAAATAAAATTCCCGCAAAAAGAACATTCTTCCATGAGGGCTTAAAATCCTCTAAAAGCTCAATGCTATTTTTTGTACATAAAATCACAATAAACCCAATGATTAAATAAAATAATGTTTCATTTCTTCCCTCAAGATGTGCTAGAAGTTTGGGGATATGTCTTGCTTTTTCTGGTAATTCTACCCATACAATTCCAAACATTCCTTGCAATAAATTCAAAGCACCTTGTAAATTCTCTGATCTAAAGAATATCCAAGTGAGATTAAGAAAATTAAAAGTAAGAAACCAACAGAGAATCTTATAAAAACGACTTTGTAAAAATGCACTTTTTTGCCAATTAAAAGACTCCAGCAAATACCCATAAGCTCTATGCAAACACATTGCAATCCCATGCAATGCACCCCAAATCACAAACCCAAAACCAGCCCCATGCCAAATTCCACTTAAAAAAGCAACAATAAAAAGATTTCTAAGTGTAAGAATCTTTGAGCCCTTATTCCCTCCTAGCGGAATATAAATATAATCCTTTAAAAATTTACCTAAAGTGATATGCCATTTTCTCCAAAACTCCGTAATATTGAGTGCCTTATAAGGGGAATTAAAATTGATTGGCAAAAGAATTCCAAAGAACAATCCTAAACCTATCGCCATATCACAATATCCGCTAAAGTCAAAATAAAGCTGAAAGGTATAAGCAAGTGAAGTTACCCAAGATTCTGCTATATTTAAAGATCCGCCATTTTCCACTATGCTAAATCCATTATTCGCCCATTTTGCAAAGCTATCTGCAATAAAAACTTTTTTAAACAAACCTATAGAAAAGATAAATACACCTTTTGCAATCTTATCCCATTGTATCCAAGTGTTGTAAAAAAGCGTTTGGAATTGTGGCATCATTTCTTTGTGATGCACGATAGGACCTGCTATAAGCTGCGGAAAAAAACTAACAAATAAAC is a window encoding:
- a CDS encoding MBOAT family O-acyltransferase; protein product: MVFSSYIFIFAFLPVMFAGFYGLKYFKQNFLAKLFLALGSLFFYAFWEIKYLGILLFSIFANYGIALLILKSLSKKNNQAKFYLYLGIFFNLVLLGFFKYTDFFLENFNLFSKFFQLDFSIPLPHILLPLAISFFTFQQIAFLVDCYKKIDVKDLEENTFLGDSKIDFLDYCLFVSFFPQLIAGPIVHHKEMMPQFQTLFYNTWIQWDKIAKGVFIFSIGLFKKVFIADSFAKWANNGFSIVENGGSLNIAESWVTSLAYTFQLYFDFSGYCDMAIGLGLFFGILLPINFNSPYKALNITEFWRKWHITLGKFLKDYIYIPLGGNKGSKILTLRNLFIVAFLSGIWHGAGFGFVIWGALHGIAMCLHRAYGYLLESFNWQKSAFLQSRFYKILCWFLTFNFLNLTWIFFRSENLQGALNLLQGMFGIVWVELPEKARHIPKLLAHLEGRNETLFYLIIGFIVILCTKNSIELLEDFKPSWKNVLFAGILFYISIVTLSITPYVEFIYFNF